The Roseimicrobium gellanilyticum genome contains a region encoding:
- a CDS encoding TonB-dependent siderophore receptor gives MKHNSTHPYQRLTSLVASCLLAGSNVVAQNAPKPEAPKPEAPAPEGTVLLPDVVITGNHPIRYLVTSTSTALLTDLPLIETPFSVSVYNEELIEDQRAFTLKEVLQNDPSIAIQMPGGYYGFQNFGLRGFRVDNFNGYRVDGLPVINTVAPSLDDKAQVELLKGPAALQYGFMPPGGAINLVRKHPLEDFSTSLQFDIDTFGSLYGQIDVSDIVADGKFGYRLVLAADEFESFYDNSDGDRFMGSLYTEWKPTDAVKIWSTIGGQNLERSGYYGPMITANGRLLDTGVKTNIMQDWARNEHETFDAAVGIDAEFNDDWKMRFYVSYQDAQRDSRLSYPYSVQENGDFTEGALLTNGPFEWQSWGIHGHIEGNFETGPLKHKTVFGAEWRAYDSSGERSFPDVGPNNAYKLNPLPIPSAGGWTALDFEYDEFGVFATDIIEFNEHWSILLGGRFGRFENTYPDDPASNDTVDAWTPTAALMFSPVENVHAYFTYTQGVQDGGTASRAATNAFEPLGVQRSEQFELGVKTEWLDGRLAGELALFQIEQDLPTMNPTTGIESFSGNQRHRGLEFTLRGKVTDHLQTGVAVMFLDAEQEDTGVAEYDGRRPQYVPSYQANVWASLDIPQVPGLSLNANARFVDKQYLDQGEEFATDSYVVVDVGASYRRRIADADWTFRVGVRNLLDERYFESGEYYPGDAGYLAYGSPVSAVFSIQVDF, from the coding sequence ATGAAACACAACTCAACGCACCCATACCAGCGACTAACCTCCCTAGTTGCCAGCTGCCTCCTGGCCGGTTCCAACGTCGTGGCGCAAAACGCTCCGAAGCCCGAGGCGCCAAAACCCGAGGCGCCAGCGCCTGAGGGCACTGTCTTGCTGCCCGATGTCGTGATCACTGGAAACCATCCTATTCGCTATCTGGTGACCTCCACTTCGACCGCGCTGCTCACGGACCTTCCGCTGATTGAGACACCCTTTAGCGTGAGCGTTTACAACGAGGAGCTAATCGAGGATCAGCGCGCGTTCACTCTCAAAGAAGTTCTGCAGAATGATCCGAGCATCGCGATTCAGATGCCTGGCGGGTACTACGGTTTTCAAAACTTCGGCCTGCGCGGTTTTCGGGTGGACAATTTCAACGGCTACCGTGTCGACGGCCTCCCGGTGATCAATACCGTTGCTCCCTCCCTCGATGACAAGGCCCAGGTGGAACTGCTCAAAGGGCCTGCCGCACTGCAATACGGGTTCATGCCTCCTGGCGGCGCGATCAACCTCGTGCGCAAACACCCGCTGGAAGACTTCTCGACCAGCCTCCAGTTCGATATCGATACCTTCGGAAGTTTGTATGGCCAGATCGATGTGAGTGACATCGTGGCTGACGGCAAGTTTGGCTACCGCCTGGTACTTGCTGCCGACGAGTTCGAAAGCTTCTACGACAATTCCGATGGCGACCGCTTCATGGGTTCACTGTACACCGAGTGGAAGCCAACAGATGCGGTGAAGATCTGGAGTACGATCGGGGGCCAGAACCTTGAGCGCAGCGGCTACTACGGTCCGATGATCACTGCCAATGGACGTCTGCTGGATACCGGCGTGAAGACCAACATCATGCAGGACTGGGCGCGCAACGAGCACGAGACCTTCGACGCAGCGGTCGGCATCGATGCCGAGTTCAACGACGATTGGAAGATGCGCTTCTACGTGAGCTACCAGGATGCCCAACGCGATTCCCGTCTGAGCTATCCGTATTCGGTTCAGGAGAACGGTGACTTCACGGAAGGTGCCTTGCTCACCAATGGACCCTTCGAATGGCAGTCCTGGGGCATTCATGGCCACATCGAAGGCAACTTCGAAACCGGCCCCCTGAAGCATAAGACCGTGTTTGGCGCCGAGTGGCGCGCCTACGACAGCAGCGGCGAGCGCAGCTTCCCTGACGTGGGTCCAAACAACGCCTATAAGTTGAACCCGCTCCCCATCCCGTCGGCAGGCGGTTGGACGGCGCTTGATTTCGAGTATGATGAATTCGGCGTCTTCGCGACCGACATCATCGAATTCAACGAGCATTGGTCGATCTTGCTTGGTGGCCGCTTTGGCCGGTTTGAGAACACCTATCCGGATGACCCCGCCTCCAACGATACGGTGGATGCATGGACCCCGACTGCAGCATTGATGTTCTCGCCGGTCGAGAATGTGCACGCCTACTTCACCTACACCCAGGGTGTGCAGGACGGTGGAACTGCGAGTCGTGCTGCAACGAATGCCTTCGAGCCCCTCGGTGTGCAGCGGTCCGAACAGTTCGAACTTGGCGTGAAGACTGAATGGCTGGACGGACGTCTTGCGGGCGAGTTGGCCCTGTTCCAAATCGAGCAGGATCTCCCCACGATGAATCCCACGACTGGCATCGAGTCGTTTTCCGGCAACCAACGTCATCGGGGCCTTGAATTCACCCTTCGAGGCAAAGTCACGGATCATCTGCAGACAGGTGTCGCCGTGATGTTCCTGGATGCCGAGCAGGAGGACACTGGAGTTGCCGAATACGATGGACGCCGTCCCCAGTATGTCCCGTCGTATCAGGCCAACGTCTGGGCGTCGCTGGACATCCCGCAGGTGCCTGGCCTCTCTCTGAACGCGAATGCCCGTTTTGTGGACAAGCAATACCTCGATCAGGGCGAGGAGTTCGCCACGGATTCCTATGTCGTGGTGGACGTGGGAGCGAGCTACCGGCGCAGAATCGCCGATGCTGACTGGACGTTCCGCGTGGGTGTTCGGAACCTGCTGGATGAGCGCTACTTCGAATCCGGCGAGTACTATCCGGGAGACGCTGGCTATCTGGCTTACGGATCACCTGTGTCGGCGGTGTTCTCCATTCAGGTTGATTTCTGA